A window from Mycteria americana isolate JAX WOST 10 ecotype Jacksonville Zoo and Gardens unplaced genomic scaffold, USCA_MyAme_1.0 Scaffold_43, whole genome shotgun sequence encodes these proteins:
- the LOC142403759 gene encoding uncharacterized protein LOC142403759: protein PNPNPNPNPNPNPNPNPNPNPNPNPNPNPNPNPNPNPNPNPNPNPNPNPNPNPNPNPNPNPNPNPNPNPNPNPNPNPNPNPNPNPNPNPNPNPNPNPNPNPNPNPNPNPNPNPNPNPNPNPNPNPNPNPNPNPNPNPNPNPNPNPNPNPNPNPNPNPNPNPNPNPNPNPNPNPNPNPNPNPNPNPNPNPNPNPNPNPNPNPNPNPNPNPNPNPNPNPNPNPNPNPNPNPNPNPNPNPNPNPNPNPNPNPNPNPNPNPNPNPNPNPNPNPNPNPNPNPNPNPNPNPNPNPNPNPNPNPNPNPNPNPNPNPNPNPNPNPNPNP from the coding sequence cctaaccctaaccctaaccctaaccctaaccctaaccctaaccctaaccctaaccctaaccctaaccctaaccctaaccctaaccctaaccctaaccctaaccctaaccctaaccctaaccctaaccctaaccctaaccctaaccctaaccctaaccctaaccctaaccctaaccctaaccctaaccctaaccctaaccctaaccctaaccctaaccctaaccctaaccctaaccctaaccctaaccctaaccctaaccctaaccctaaccctaaccctaaccctaaccctaaccctaaccctaaccctaaccctaaccctaaccctaaccctaaccctaaccctaaccctaaccctaaccctaaccctaaccctaaccctaaccctaaccctaaccctaaccctaaccctaaccctaaccctaaccctaaccctaaccctaaccctaaccctaaccctaaccctaaccctaaccctaaccctaaccctaaccctaaccctaaccctaaccctaaccctaaccctaaccctaaccctaaccctaaccctaaccctaaccctaaccctaaccctaaccctaaccctaaccctaaccctaaccctaaccctaaccctaaccctaaccctaaccctaaccctaaccctaaccctaaccctaaccctaaccctaaccctaaccctaaccctaaccctaaccctaaccctaaccctaaccctaaccctaaccctaaccctaaccctaaccctaaccctaaccctaaccctaaccctaaccctaaccctaaccctaaccctaaccctaaccctaaccctaaccctaaccctaaccctaaccctaaccctaaccctaaccctaaccctaaccctaaccctaaccctaaccctaaccctaaccctaaccctaaccctaaccctaaccctaaccctaaccctaaccctaaccctaaccctaaccctaaccct